The Elgaria multicarinata webbii isolate HBS135686 ecotype San Diego chromosome 4, rElgMul1.1.pri, whole genome shotgun sequence genome contains a region encoding:
- the TPBG gene encoding trophoblast glycoprotein isoform X2, protein MLGCSLWGAAPPTPSGERRGAGGLELLSLFLLALSGWVWAQQPGDCPELCECSEAARTVKCINKNLTKVPADLPPYVRTLFLMGNHISNLSANAFLSEPHLELSHLNLSGSGLEWVEAEAFAGLPGLKQLDLSGSILNGISPEAFGNASSPLEELNLSNSLYNNTLVLALAKLFQKGALLNLQHLDLSSNNLVYLPAGMLSMLPSLRHLDLHSNSLVGLHKVSFWSLHRLQSFDLSDNALKCLKNDTLQQLSSLPGLSSLNLSRNAWVCDCHIEDLASWLKHSDQVEAKGALLCTYPEEMHNRSLVSLDVSQLSCPEQADAESQLQTSYVFLGIVLALIGAIFLLVLYLNRKGIKKWMYNIRDACRDHMEGYHYSS, encoded by the exons ATGCTGGGGTGCTCTCTTTGGGGCGCTGCACCCCCTACGCCATCTGGGGAGAGGCGGGGGGCCGGGGGGCTTGAGCTCCTGTCGCTGTTCCTGCTGGCCCTGTCAGGCTGGGTTTGGGCTCAGCAGCCAGGGGACTGCCCCGAGCTGTGCGAGTGCTCCGAGGCGGCCAGGACAGTCAAGTGCATCAACAAGAACCTGACCAAAGTGCCGGCGGACCTGCCTCCATACGTGCGGACCCTCTTCCTCATGGGCAACCACATCAGCAACCTCTCGGCCAACGCCTTCCTCTCTGAGCCCCACCTGGAGCTCAGCCACCTCAACCTCAGTGGCAGCgggctggagtgggtggaggCTGAGGCGTTCGCTGGGCTGCCCGGCTTGAAGCAGCTGGACCTTAGCGGCAGCATCCTCAATGGGATCAGTCCCGAGGCCTTTGGCAACGCCAGCAGCCCCTTGGAGGAGCTGAACCTGAGCAACTCCCTCTACAACAACACCCTGGTGCTCGCCCTGGCCAAGCTCTTTCAGAAAGGGGCGCTTCTCAACTTGCAGCACCTGGACCTGTCCAGCAACAATCTGGTTTACCTGCCTGCCGGCATGCTCTCCATGCTGCCCAGCCTGAGGCACCTAGACCTGCACAGCAACTCCCTGGTGGGCTTGCACAAAGTGTCCTTCTGGAGCCTTCACCGGCTGCAGAGCTTCGACCTCAGTGACAACGCCCTCAAGTGCCTCAAGAACGACACCCTCCAGCAGCTCAGCAGCCTCCCCGGCCTCTCCAGCCTCAACCTCAGCCGCAACGCCTGGGTCTGCGACTGTCACATCGAGGACTTGGCCAGCTGGCTCAAGCACAGCGACCAGGTGGAGGCCAAGGGGGCCCTCCTGTGCACTTATCCCGAAGAAATGCACAACCGCTCCTTGGTGAGCCTCGACGTTTCACAGCTGAGTTGCCCCGAGCAGGCAGATGCCGAGTCCCAGCTACAGACGTCTTACGTCttcctggggatcgtcctggcCCTCATCGGCGCCATTTTCCTCCTGGTTTTATACTTGAACCGAAAAGGCATCAAAAAGTGGATGTACAATATCAGGGATGCCTGTAGAGACCACATGGAGGGCTACCACTACAG cAGCTGA
- the TPBG gene encoding trophoblast glycoprotein isoform X1 has translation MLGCSLWGAAPPTPSGERRGAGGLELLSLFLLALSGWVWAQQPGDCPELCECSEAARTVKCINKNLTKVPADLPPYVRTLFLMGNHISNLSANAFLSEPHLELSHLNLSGSGLEWVEAEAFAGLPGLKQLDLSGSILNGISPEAFGNASSPLEELNLSNSLYNNTLVLALAKLFQKGALLNLQHLDLSSNNLVYLPAGMLSMLPSLRHLDLHSNSLVGLHKVSFWSLHRLQSFDLSDNALKCLKNDTLQQLSSLPGLSSLNLSRNAWVCDCHIEDLASWLKHSDQVEAKGALLCTYPEEMHNRSLVSLDVSQLSCPEQADAESQLQTSYVFLGIVLALIGAIFLLVLYLNRKGIKKWMYNIRDACRDHMEGYHYRYEINADPRLTNLSSNSDV, from the coding sequence ATGCTGGGGTGCTCTCTTTGGGGCGCTGCACCCCCTACGCCATCTGGGGAGAGGCGGGGGGCCGGGGGGCTTGAGCTCCTGTCGCTGTTCCTGCTGGCCCTGTCAGGCTGGGTTTGGGCTCAGCAGCCAGGGGACTGCCCCGAGCTGTGCGAGTGCTCCGAGGCGGCCAGGACAGTCAAGTGCATCAACAAGAACCTGACCAAAGTGCCGGCGGACCTGCCTCCATACGTGCGGACCCTCTTCCTCATGGGCAACCACATCAGCAACCTCTCGGCCAACGCCTTCCTCTCTGAGCCCCACCTGGAGCTCAGCCACCTCAACCTCAGTGGCAGCgggctggagtgggtggaggCTGAGGCGTTCGCTGGGCTGCCCGGCTTGAAGCAGCTGGACCTTAGCGGCAGCATCCTCAATGGGATCAGTCCCGAGGCCTTTGGCAACGCCAGCAGCCCCTTGGAGGAGCTGAACCTGAGCAACTCCCTCTACAACAACACCCTGGTGCTCGCCCTGGCCAAGCTCTTTCAGAAAGGGGCGCTTCTCAACTTGCAGCACCTGGACCTGTCCAGCAACAATCTGGTTTACCTGCCTGCCGGCATGCTCTCCATGCTGCCCAGCCTGAGGCACCTAGACCTGCACAGCAACTCCCTGGTGGGCTTGCACAAAGTGTCCTTCTGGAGCCTTCACCGGCTGCAGAGCTTCGACCTCAGTGACAACGCCCTCAAGTGCCTCAAGAACGACACCCTCCAGCAGCTCAGCAGCCTCCCCGGCCTCTCCAGCCTCAACCTCAGCCGCAACGCCTGGGTCTGCGACTGTCACATCGAGGACTTGGCCAGCTGGCTCAAGCACAGCGACCAGGTGGAGGCCAAGGGGGCCCTCCTGTGCACTTATCCCGAAGAAATGCACAACCGCTCCTTGGTGAGCCTCGACGTTTCACAGCTGAGTTGCCCCGAGCAGGCAGATGCCGAGTCCCAGCTACAGACGTCTTACGTCttcctggggatcgtcctggcCCTCATCGGCGCCATTTTCCTCCTGGTTTTATACTTGAACCGAAAAGGCATCAAAAAGTGGATGTACAATATCAGGGATGCCTGTAGAGACCACATGGAGGGCTACCACTACAGGTATGAGATCAACGCCGATCCCAGGTTGACAAACCTCAGCTCCAATTCTGATGTCTGA